One genomic region from Bacteroidota bacterium encodes:
- a CDS encoding response regulator transcription factor encodes MKKIKIAVAEDNPALAHSLRENLSSFENIQLLYIAANGKELLQKLPGETPDLILMDINMPVMDGIEATQKVKHHFPGVKIIMLTVFDEEDKIFQSIIAGASGYMLKDEKPEKIIAAIEEAIEGGAPMSSVIASKALALIRGQKTEIVPDKNDFNLSKREIEILELISKGDNYIRIAEKLFISPNTVRKHIENIYSKLHVHNKVEAIQVANRNKLFSFLAFV; translated from the coding sequence ATGAAGAAAATAAAGATCGCTGTCGCCGAAGATAATCCCGCTCTTGCGCATTCGCTGCGTGAGAATTTATCTTCCTTCGAAAATATCCAGTTGCTTTACATTGCCGCCAATGGAAAAGAACTGTTGCAGAAATTGCCCGGGGAAACGCCCGATCTTATTCTCATGGACATCAACATGCCCGTCATGGACGGAATTGAAGCAACACAAAAAGTAAAACATCATTTTCCCGGAGTGAAGATCATCATGCTCACTGTTTTTGATGAAGAGGATAAAATTTTTCAGTCCATCATCGCAGGCGCCAGCGGGTACATGCTCAAAGATGAAAAACCGGAAAAGATCATTGCGGCCATCGAAGAAGCTATAGAAGGCGGCGCGCCTATGTCGTCCGTGATCGCGAGCAAGGCGCTTGCGCTCATACGCGGACAGAAAACAGAGATCGTTCCCGATAAAAATGATTTCAATCTTTCCAAAAGAGAAATAGAAATTCTTGAACTCATTTCCAAAGGCGACAACTACATCCGGATCGCGGAAAAATTATTCATCAGCCCGAATACCGTCCGCAAACACATCGAGAACATCTATTCCAAACTTCACGTGCACAATAAAGTGGAAGCCATACAGGTGGCGAACAGGAATAAACTGTTTTCTTTCCTGGCGTTTGTGTAA
- a CDS encoding YkgJ family cysteine cluster protein — MGLAQFREEAEKAKQANEKLFAKLKRTQPDDLDEVVHELHDEAFEHTDCMKCANCCKTISPIFYQKDIERVAKALEISPGNFIEKYLYMDEDGDFVLQKTPCPFLDSENYCIVYNDRPTACRGYPHTNRKRVHQVLDITMLNTMVCPAVLEIANKLREIY; from the coding sequence ATGGGACTTGCACAATTCCGCGAAGAAGCCGAAAAAGCGAAACAGGCAAATGAAAAACTTTTCGCGAAATTAAAACGCACACAACCGGATGATCTTGATGAAGTAGTGCATGAACTGCATGATGAAGCATTCGAGCACACCGATTGCATGAAATGTGCGAATTGTTGTAAAACGATCTCACCGATATTTTACCAGAAGGATATTGAACGTGTTGCCAAAGCGCTTGAAATTTCTCCCGGAAATTTCATTGAAAAATATCTATACATGGATGAAGACGGCGACTTTGTATTGCAGAAAACGCCCTGCCCTTTTCTCGACTCAGAAAATTATTGCATCGTTTACAATGATCGCCCTACCGCATGCCGCGGGTACCCGCACACGAACAGAAAACGCGTACATCAGGTACTTGACATCACGATGCTGAATACAATGGTGTGCCCGGCGGTGTTGGAAATCGCCAATAAGCTGAGAGAAATTTATTGA
- a CDS encoding T9SS type A sorting domain-containing protein, producing the protein MKKILLLACSALLAVPLIFIFKKSPSVPVIGGDPMEEDAKGRLDYEFRRLVGPDGKIPDHMREKELAFSATLPSDASVRANATGRMAAQATWNARGPWNVGGRTRAFAIDKLNENHFIAGTTSGGIWVSNDAGNSWTMVTPPGSYHGITCISQDTRAGHESTWYVGSGEPYGQSASGGSAYFLGNGMLKSTDNGATWSPLSATVSNTPQSFDTFWDMNWNLAIDPVDTVNNVVYTACLGAVYKSVNGGTTWTAVRGGNLASYSYFTDVAVTSDSGIVYATLSSDGPNKGIWRSTNQGATWAKISTSLFGDSLCNRVVIGINPSDQHEIYFLGNTTGIGMPDTNFLGDIEYDVLWRYTYLGGDGSGANGMWEDLSMNLPSAEHYGVFGDFNAQGSYDLVVRVKPDDPNTVFIGGTNIFRNTNRFNDTSSTSYVGGYQPYTSLPFVMGYPNHHPDEHTFTFLPSNPNIMFSSNDGGIFRTNDCTQNSVSWNSLNNGYITSMFYTCTTDHSTTNDIVIGGAQDNGSWYTNNTTLTSPWVQPRGGDGSYCAIENGGGNYYFSIQNGKMNKCTLDGSGNITAARRIDPIGGTGYEFINPFVLDPNNQNMMFLAGGKYLWRNDDLSAIALTNQWDSISTNWVQWADSVPTANSFITAVHCCNTPAHRVYYGTDKKKIYRVDNANTGTPTPVDITATAMPGFGYVSCITTDPNDGNKIVMCYSNYQVYSIWNSNDGGTTWTKCAGNLEQNSTGGGNGPSVRWISVLPVVDGTIYLASTSTGLYATDTLNGLNTVWVRQGDLTIGTVVCDMTDVRQTDGLVVLATHANGIYSAHLTSVNDIVTVHEYPQLSSFNMNIYPNPSNDEVNISFSLDKSCDVEINLLDELGRIVRDVNEGRKQEGEYSEKLSVADLAPGVYYVRMRMENSVTTKQLVVE; encoded by the coding sequence ATGAAAAAAATTCTACTCCTCGCCTGCTCTGCCTTACTCGCAGTTCCGCTCATTTTCATTTTCAAAAAATCTCCATCCGTTCCTGTCATTGGCGGCGACCCGATGGAAGAAGATGCGAAAGGAAGATTGGATTATGAATTCCGACGCCTTGTAGGTCCCGATGGAAAAATTCCGGATCACATGCGTGAAAAAGAACTCGCATTTTCTGCTACACTTCCGAGTGACGCAAGCGTGCGCGCAAATGCAACCGGGCGCATGGCCGCGCAGGCAACATGGAACGCACGCGGTCCCTGGAATGTGGGCGGACGCACACGCGCATTTGCCATTGACAAACTGAATGAAAATCATTTCATCGCCGGAACAACTTCAGGAGGGATCTGGGTGAGTAACGATGCAGGAAATTCCTGGACGATGGTTACACCTCCTGGAAGTTATCACGGCATCACTTGCATTTCACAGGACACACGCGCAGGACACGAGAGCACGTGGTACGTTGGCTCCGGCGAACCTTACGGACAATCTGCAAGCGGAGGAAGCGCATATTTTCTTGGAAACGGAATGTTGAAGAGTACGGACAATGGTGCAACATGGTCTCCGCTTTCTGCAACAGTTTCCAATACGCCGCAATCATTCGATACATTCTGGGATATGAATTGGAATCTTGCAATTGATCCGGTAGATACGGTGAACAATGTTGTTTACACAGCATGTCTCGGTGCGGTTTACAAAAGTGTGAATGGAGGAACAACGTGGACTGCAGTGCGCGGAGGAAATCTCGCTTCGTATTCTTATTTCACTGATGTTGCAGTCACTTCTGATTCCGGAATTGTTTATGCAACGTTGAGTTCAGACGGGCCCAACAAAGGAATCTGGAGAAGCACGAACCAGGGAGCAACGTGGGCAAAAATTTCCACTTCACTTTTCGGTGATTCATTATGCAATCGTGTGGTGATCGGAATAAATCCTTCGGATCAACATGAAATTTATTTTCTCGGAAACACAACGGGAATAGGAATGCCGGACACGAATTTTCTCGGCGACATTGAGTATGATGTTTTGTGGAGATACACTTATCTCGGTGGCGACGGATCGGGTGCAAACGGAATGTGGGAAGATCTCTCCATGAATCTTCCTTCGGCAGAACACTACGGTGTATTTGGAGATTTCAATGCGCAGGGATCTTATGATCTTGTAGTGCGTGTGAAGCCCGATGATCCGAATACAGTTTTCATTGGAGGAACAAATATTTTCCGTAATACAAATCGTTTCAATGATACCAGTTCCACTTCTTACGTTGGAGGATATCAGCCCTACACCTCACTTCCATTTGTAATGGGTTATCCCAATCATCATCCCGATGAACATACTTTTACTTTTCTTCCATCGAATCCGAATATCATGTTCAGCTCGAACGACGGGGGAATTTTCAGAACGAATGACTGCACACAGAATTCAGTTTCGTGGAATTCACTTAATAATGGTTATATCACTTCCATGTTTTACACCTGCACTACCGATCATTCTACCACAAATGATATTGTGATTGGCGGTGCGCAGGATAACGGAAGCTGGTACACGAATAATACAACACTTACTTCTCCGTGGGTGCAGCCGCGCGGAGGCGACGGATCTTATTGTGCGATCGAGAATGGCGGAGGAAATTATTATTTCTCCATTCAGAATGGAAAAATGAATAAGTGCACACTCGACGGAAGTGGAAATATAACAGCAGCGCGCCGCATTGATCCCATTGGAGGAACAGGATATGAATTCATCAATCCTTTCGTGCTCGATCCGAACAACCAGAACATGATGTTTCTCGCAGGAGGAAAATATTTATGGCGCAACGATGATCTTTCTGCAATTGCATTGACGAATCAATGGGATTCCATCAGCACGAACTGGGTGCAATGGGCCGATTCTGTTCCAACTGCAAATTCTTTCATCACTGCCGTTCATTGCTGCAACACACCGGCGCATCGCGTTTATTACGGAACAGATAAAAAGAAAATTTATCGCGTCGATAATGCGAACACGGGAACGCCGACTCCTGTTGACATTACTGCAACGGCAATGCCCGGTTTCGGATATGTGAGTTGTATTACCACTGATCCTAACGATGGAAATAAAATTGTGATGTGCTATTCCAATTACCAGGTGTACAGTATCTGGAATTCGAATGATGGAGGAACAACGTGGACGAAGTGCGCAGGAAATCTCGAACAGAATTCTACAGGTGGTGGCAATGGACCTTCGGTGCGATGGATCTCAGTTCTTCCTGTTGTTGACGGAACAATTTATCTTGCGAGCACGAGCACGGGATTGTATGCGACGGACACACTCAACGGATTGAATACAGTTTGGGTGCGGCAGGGTGATCTCACCATAGGAACTGTAGTTTGTGATATGACCGATGTGCGCCAGACCGACGGATTAGTTGTTCTTGCTACGCATGCGAATGGAATTTATTCCGCCCATCTCACCAGTGTGAATGATATTGTAACTGTGCATGAATATCCGCAGTTATCTTCTTTCAACATGAATATTTATCCGAATCCTTCGAATGATGAAGTGAATATTTCTTTTTCGCTCGACAAATCCTGCGATGTGGAAATTAATCTGCTGGATGAACTTGGAAGAATAGTGCGCGATGTGAATGAAGGCCGGAAGCAGGAAGGAGAATATTCAGAAAAACTCAGTGTAGCAGATCTTGCGCCGGGAGTTTATTATGTGCGAATGCGAATGGAAAATTCGGTGACAACGAAACAATTGGTTGTTGAATAA
- a CDS encoding DUF2179 domain-containing protein, with translation MTGNELLNWIILPILIFCSRLSDVTLATLRNIFIHKGFRNIVPLIGFVEVLIWLVAMKQVMNKADNVLCYLAWAGGFATGTYVGMRIEERLALGMQVIRIITNHESETLITGLRNANHGITVVDAQGSTGSVKMIFSIVQRKNVKEVILLIQTLQPNAFYSIEDVRNAHHGVFRSGEKKMSVVRKLFPDRKGK, from the coding sequence ATGACAGGCAACGAACTTCTCAACTGGATCATTCTCCCTATTCTTATTTTCTGTTCTCGTTTGAGCGATGTAACACTCGCCACGCTGAGAAATATTTTCATTCACAAAGGGTTCAGGAATATTGTTCCGCTCATTGGTTTTGTGGAAGTGCTCATCTGGCTCGTTGCAATGAAACAGGTGATGAACAAAGCGGATAATGTTTTGTGTTACCTCGCGTGGGCGGGCGGATTCGCAACGGGTACCTACGTGGGCATGCGCATAGAGGAACGGCTCGCTCTCGGAATGCAGGTCATCCGCATCATCACGAATCATGAAAGTGAAACACTGATCACCGGTTTGCGCAATGCGAATCATGGAATTACTGTGGTGGATGCGCAGGGATCTACAGGTTCTGTGAAAATGATATTCTCCATCGTCCAGCGGAAAAATGTAAAAGAAGTGATCCTGCTTATTCAAACGCTCCAGCCAAACGCCTTTTATTCCATTGAGGATGTCCGCAATGCGCACCACGGAGTTTTCCGAAGTGGTGAGAAAAAAATGTCGGTGGTGAGAAAATTATTTCCGGATAGAAAAGGAAAGTAG
- a CDS encoding ATP-binding cassette domain-containing protein encodes MITVTNLTLQYGKRVLFDEVELKFTPGNCYGIIGANGAGKSTFMKILSGEIEPTKGSVSITPGQRMSVLSQDHFAFDQCIVLQTVVMGNKKLHKVMQEKDAIYAKTDFSEADGLRASELEAEFAEMNGWNAENEAADLLSKLGIAEALHQKSMSELNGKEKVRVLLAQALFGNPDILLLDEPTNDLDVETISWLEDFLAEYKNIVLVVSHDRHFLDAVCTHVCDIDFRKISLYTGNYSFWYEASQLAHKQRADQNRKVEDKRKELQDFIARFSANASKSRQATSRKKLLEKLNIDELPASNRKYPAIIFKMDREPGDQILNVENLSASNENEKIFSNVSFRLKKGDRIGFLAKDHLAITKLFDLLSGDEKNTNGKIEWGQTIQNAYLPNENLKYFSGSDNLIDWLRQFSKDKDETFIRGFLGKMLFSGEETLKKVNVLSGGEKVRCMLSRMMLNGANCLLFDEPTNHLDLESITAINNSMRDFKGIILFTSHDHELMQTVANRIIELTPNGILDKMMTYDEYINDTEVKLQRENLYSEKKKKAGSTQ; translated from the coding sequence ATGATCACTGTTACTAATCTTACTTTACAATACGGCAAACGCGTCCTCTTCGATGAAGTGGAACTGAAATTCACGCCGGGAAACTGCTACGGAATAATCGGTGCGAACGGCGCGGGAAAATCAACCTTTATGAAAATTCTGTCGGGAGAAATTGAACCGACGAAAGGAAGTGTAAGCATCACGCCCGGGCAACGCATGTCCGTGCTTTCGCAGGATCACTTTGCATTCGACCAGTGCATCGTACTGCAAACGGTGGTCATGGGAAATAAAAAACTGCACAAAGTGATGCAGGAAAAAGATGCGATCTATGCGAAAACAGATTTTTCGGAAGCAGACGGATTGCGCGCCTCAGAACTGGAAGCTGAATTCGCAGAGATGAACGGATGGAATGCAGAGAATGAAGCAGCCGACCTGTTGAGCAAACTTGGAATTGCAGAAGCGCTTCACCAGAAATCCATGAGCGAACTCAATGGAAAAGAAAAAGTGCGCGTGCTTCTTGCCCAGGCGCTTTTCGGTAATCCCGATATTCTTCTGCTCGATGAGCCAACGAACGATCTCGACGTGGAAACAATTTCCTGGCTCGAAGATTTTTTAGCAGAATACAAAAATATTGTCCTCGTCGTTTCTCATGACCGCCACTTTCTCGACGCCGTGTGCACGCACGTGTGCGATATCGATTTCAGGAAAATTTCTCTTTACACAGGAAATTATTCGTTCTGGTATGAAGCGTCGCAGCTCGCGCACAAACAACGCGCCGATCAGAATCGTAAAGTGGAAGACAAACGGAAAGAACTCCAGGATTTCATTGCACGTTTCTCGGCGAATGCTTCTAAATCACGACAGGCCACTTCAAGAAAAAAATTACTGGAGAAATTAAATATCGACGAATTGCCCGCGAGCAACCGGAAATATCCCGCCATCATTTTTAAAATGGATCGCGAACCCGGCGACCAGATCCTGAACGTCGAAAATCTTTCTGCTTCCAATGAAAATGAAAAAATATTTTCGAATGTAAGTTTCCGTTTGAAAAAAGGCGACCGCATCGGTTTTCTCGCCAAAGATCATCTCGCGATCACGAAACTTTTCGATCTTCTTTCAGGCGATGAAAAAAATACGAACGGAAAAATAGAATGGGGACAAACCATCCAGAACGCTTATCTCCCGAATGAAAATCTGAAATATTTTTCGGGATCGGATAATCTCATCGACTGGCTGCGTCAATTTTCAAAAGACAAAGACGAAACATTCATCCGTGGATTTCTCGGCAAAATGCTTTTCTCCGGCGAAGAAACACTGAAAAAAGTGAATGTGCTTTCCGGCGGAGAAAAAGTGCGCTGCATGCTCTCGCGCATGATGCTCAACGGCGCCAACTGTTTGCTCTTTGATGAACCCACCAATCACCTCGATCTCGAATCTATTACCGCCATTAATAATTCCATGCGCGATTTCAAGGGAATTATTCTTTTCACTTCGCACGACCACGAACTCATGCAAACCGTGGCGAACCGCATCATCGAACTCACGCCAAATGGAATTCTCGACAAGATGATGACGTATGATGAATACATCAATGACACAGAAGTGAAATTGCAGAGAGAAAATTTGTATTCGGAGAAAAAGAAAAAAGCGGGAAGTACGCAGTAG
- a CDS encoding T9SS type A sorting domain-containing protein yields the protein MKKIYSTLVICITAVISFSQNIVTPASDISPLKYNWSDDNSRTGNMQTQAMNSRSDTFDILHYTIKLNITDFTTDTIRGNTKIHFTPLITNQNYIDLDLLHMRIDSIIMNSASLTWTYTDTLLRANFAVAMNTGDTSDLIVYYHGKPQIDPSGWGGFYFQSGYAYNLGVGFQTYPVNFGRAWYPCFDNFVERAPYTFIIGSAATKPAYCNGVLGADTTDVNGVRWRTWDLTETIPSYLASVAVASYTQVNWTHSGIYGSYPIILTAVPTDTTPLKNSFIHLNDALDAFENRYGPYEWPRVGYCLVPFNNGAMEHATNISYPRIAANGSLTYEADIMAHELSHHWFGDNPTCRTEPEMWLNEGWASYSEEIFTEWEYGRPAYDAAVLARHDEVVHYIHHREGGFRAVSGVPHQYTYGDHVYLKGSDVAHTLRGYMGDSLFFSSLHYYLQQEQFTDVSSTDLMNDLIASSGLNYLTDFFNDWVFNPGWPHFSIDSTVVVPNGPNYDVTVYVRQKLFGAPQYFTNVPLEFSFFKNNWQEDTVRRFISGQYTNFTVTLPFNPVYTALDLHGLISDAISDKYLVINSNGQYTYTEPKCILTVNSISDSALVRIEHNYVKPDSIKVNSNNYRLSIQRYWNIEGIFPSNFYASGRFYYDGRTTSTSGQGFWLDNDLTIPNGDSIILLYRRDASDDWHEWQHYTKFIIGSSSLSKYGYVDADSLMPGQYAFANGVSTVLIGVHELPAPAPEVVAYPNPAFRQLTIEWPGANNDPVLINIFDMNGKLVHSENVTGIQSQVEISNWTGGEYFVQVMQDGKEIGKKQVVIVH from the coding sequence ATGAAAAAAATCTACTCCACTCTTGTAATCTGCATTACTGCTGTCATTTCTTTTTCACAGAATATCGTCACACCTGCCTCCGATATTTCCCCTCTCAAATACAATTGGAGCGATGATAATTCCAGAACGGGAAACATGCAAACACAGGCCATGAATTCGCGCAGCGATACTTTTGATATTCTTCATTACACAATCAAACTCAACATCACCGATTTTACCACCGACACCATTCGCGGAAATACAAAAATTCATTTTACGCCGCTCATCACCAATCAGAATTACATCGATCTCGATCTGCTGCACATGAGAATAGATTCCATTATCATGAACAGCGCTTCACTCACGTGGACGTACACCGACACACTCCTGCGTGCGAATTTTGCTGTGGCCATGAACACCGGCGACACCAGCGATCTTATTGTTTATTATCATGGAAAACCGCAAATAGATCCTTCGGGCTGGGGCGGATTTTATTTTCAGAGTGGATACGCCTACAATCTCGGTGTTGGTTTTCAAACCTATCCTGTGAACTTCGGCCGCGCATGGTATCCCTGCTTCGATAATTTTGTAGAGCGCGCTCCTTACACTTTTATCATTGGCAGCGCCGCTACAAAACCCGCTTATTGCAATGGCGTACTCGGCGCCGATACAACCGATGTGAATGGTGTTCGCTGGAGAACGTGGGATCTTACTGAAACAATTCCATCTTATCTCGCCTCTGTTGCAGTCGCATCTTACACGCAGGTGAACTGGACACACAGTGGAATTTATGGCAGCTATCCCATCATTCTCACTGCAGTTCCTACTGATACTACTCCGCTGAAAAATTCTTTTATCCATCTCAACGATGCACTCGATGCTTTTGAAAATCGTTACGGCCCTTACGAATGGCCGCGCGTTGGTTATTGTCTTGTTCCGTTCAACAACGGCGCAATGGAACACGCTACTAATATTTCTTACCCGAGAATTGCAGCGAACGGCTCACTCACTTATGAAGCCGACATCATGGCGCATGAACTTTCTCATCACTGGTTCGGTGATAATCCTACGTGCAGAACAGAACCGGAAATGTGGTTGAATGAAGGATGGGCTTCTTATTCCGAAGAAATTTTTACAGAATGGGAATACGGCCGTCCCGCTTACGACGCAGCCGTTCTTGCGCGACACGATGAAGTAGTTCATTATATTCATCATCGCGAAGGTGGATTCCGGGCAGTATCCGGCGTTCCTCATCAATATACTTATGGCGATCATGTTTACCTGAAAGGTTCCGATGTTGCGCACACGTTGCGCGGATACATGGGCGATTCACTTTTCTTCTCGTCGCTTCATTATTATTTGCAGCAGGAACAATTTACCGACGTGAGCAGCACCGATCTCATGAATGATCTCATCGCTTCAAGCGGACTTAATTATCTCACTGATTTTTTCAACGACTGGGTTTTCAATCCGGGCTGGCCGCATTTTTCCATCGATTCAACGGTGGTCGTTCCTAATGGGCCGAATTATGATGTGACGGTTTATGTTCGTCAAAAACTTTTTGGTGCGCCGCAATATTTCACGAATGTTCCTCTTGAATTTTCTTTTTTCAAAAACAACTGGCAGGAAGATACCGTTCGCCGTTTCATCAGCGGGCAATACACGAATTTCACTGTTACACTTCCTTTTAATCCGGTTTACACGGCGCTTGATCTTCACGGACTCATCAGCGATGCGATCTCCGATAAATATTTAGTGATCAATTCAAACGGACAATATACTTACACCGAACCGAAATGTATTCTCACGGTGAATTCCATTTCAGATTCTGCACTCGTGCGCATCGAACACAATTATGTGAAACCCGATTCGATAAAAGTGAATTCAAATAATTATCGTTTGTCCATTCAGCGTTACTGGAACATTGAAGGAATTTTTCCGTCGAACTTTTATGCGAGCGGAAGATTTTATTACGACGGAAGAACAACATCAACAAGCGGCCAGGGTTTCTGGCTCGACAATGATCTCACGATTCCGAATGGCGATAGTATTATTTTACTTTATCGCCGTGATGCAAGTGATGACTGGCACGAGTGGCAGCATTACACGAAATTCATCATTGGTTCTTCTTCACTTTCGAAATATGGTTATGTGGATGCAGATTCGCTGATGCCGGGACAATACGCTTTTGCCAATGGAGTCTCCACGGTGCTGATAGGCGTGCACGAATTACCCGCGCCTGCGCCTGAAGTGGTGGCTTATCCGAATCCAGCATTTCGCCAGCTCACCATCGAGTGGCCCGGTGCGAATAATGATCCTGTGCTCATTAATATTTTTGACATGAACGGAAAATTGGTTCATTCAGAAAATGTAACGGGAATACAATCGCAGGTAGAAATTTCAAACTGGACCGGCGGAGAATATTTTGTGCAGGTGATGCAGGATGGAAAAGAGATCGGAAAAAAACAAGTGGTGATCGTGCACTGA